One Paraglaciecola mesophila genomic region harbors:
- a CDS encoding DUF1456 family protein has protein sequence MINNDVMRRIRYIFDFNDKQMLDVFAQAEYPATTAQLHSWLRKEEEPEFVRITDLQFALFLNGLINLKRGKREGAPAPVERVLTNNIILMKLKIALNLQAEDILEIMQKSDFRLSKHELSALFRKPGNRHYRECQDQFLRNFLKGLQLKFRGDAQND, from the coding sequence ATGATTAATAACGATGTGATGCGTCGTATTCGCTATATTTTTGACTTTAATGATAAGCAAATGCTCGATGTATTTGCTCAAGCGGAATACCCTGCGACAACCGCCCAACTTCACAGTTGGTTGCGTAAAGAAGAAGAGCCGGAGTTTGTTCGAATTACCGACTTACAATTTGCGCTGTTTTTGAATGGCCTGATTAACTTAAAACGTGGCAAACGAGAAGGTGCACCTGCTCCAGTAGAGCGAGTGTTGACCAACAACATCATTTTAATGAAACTAAAAATTGCACTTAATCTGCAAGCAGAAGATATTCTAGAAATTATGCAAAAAAGTGATTTTCGTCTTTCCAAGCATGAATTAAGTGCGTTGTTTCGTAAGCCCGGCAATCGCCATTATCGAGAGTGTCAGGATCAGTTCTTGAGAAACTTTTTAAAAGGGTTGCAGCTAAAATTTCGTGGTGATGCCCAAAACGACTAA
- a CDS encoding carboxyl transferase domain-containing protein, with protein MSHSTIITASSIAVVSEISVLQGQSVTKGQTVLTLHIMGTDLPVVASHSGKVKHVWVKVDDEVDFEQELLEIENESHLATEAQVMSSTGKALNEFKERRATTLDDARGAQLAKRQAQGFRSARQNLAQLCDPQQFMEYGQFAVAAQRQRRDYQQLQSATAADGIITGVGEVNRPEGVSASTQAYKTALVINDYSVLAGTQGFFHHQKLDRILAVAQAQSLPVIMFTEGGGGRPGDTDITIVNSGLQCASFSSWAALSDVVPRIAVANGYCFAGNAALFGAADIRIATKKSWIGMAGPAMIEGGGLGKVNAKDIGPIETQASNGVVDIVADDEVHASELAKRCLGYFQGAIEYSPQDQVEKDAQQAALREVLPDDRRFVYEIRKAIAILGDEDSFTELKRQFGGAIITGFMRIHGKPVGVLASDCKVLGGAIDVEAGEKASEFMRLCNAFSIPLISLCDTPGFMVGPQHEQQGAVRRLSALFTSGAKLTVPLIAVAIRKCYGLGAQALLGGSTMKPDYMLSWPTGEFGGMGLEGAVKLGFSKELAAQEDPHARQQLFEKLVATQYANGQATEVASVLEIDAVIDPENTRKVIIQTLFS; from the coding sequence ATGTCTCATTCGACCATTATCACTGCTAGTTCTATCGCTGTTGTATCTGAAATCTCTGTTTTACAGGGGCAAAGTGTCACCAAAGGGCAAACCGTTTTAACCTTGCATATTATGGGCACGGATTTACCAGTTGTTGCCAGTCATTCTGGCAAGGTTAAACATGTTTGGGTCAAGGTTGATGATGAAGTGGATTTCGAACAAGAGTTGCTCGAAATAGAAAATGAAAGCCATTTAGCAACCGAAGCACAAGTGATGTCTAGCACAGGCAAGGCATTAAATGAGTTTAAAGAGCGCCGAGCAACGACTTTGGATGATGCGCGCGGCGCCCAATTAGCGAAACGCCAAGCTCAAGGTTTTAGAAGTGCGCGGCAAAACCTTGCTCAATTATGCGATCCTCAGCAATTTATGGAATATGGTCAGTTTGCTGTTGCCGCCCAGAGACAGCGCCGTGATTATCAGCAACTTCAATCCGCCACCGCCGCCGATGGCATTATCACTGGAGTGGGCGAGGTTAACCGACCTGAGGGAGTATCTGCATCAACCCAAGCTTATAAAACAGCCCTAGTGATTAATGATTACAGCGTACTGGCGGGCACTCAAGGCTTCTTTCATCATCAAAAGTTAGACCGTATTCTAGCCGTGGCTCAAGCGCAATCTCTACCGGTTATCATGTTTACTGAAGGCGGTGGAGGTAGACCAGGAGATACTGATATCACTATTGTAAATTCGGGTTTGCAGTGTGCATCTTTTTCCAGTTGGGCAGCATTAAGTGATGTGGTGCCACGCATCGCGGTGGCAAACGGATATTGTTTTGCCGGTAACGCGGCATTATTTGGCGCGGCAGATATTCGTATCGCAACGAAAAAGTCTTGGATTGGTATGGCAGGACCGGCCATGATTGAAGGTGGTGGTCTTGGCAAAGTGAATGCAAAAGACATAGGACCCATTGAGACACAAGCATCAAATGGGGTGGTGGATATTGTCGCCGATGACGAAGTGCATGCGTCTGAATTGGCAAAGCGTTGTTTAGGGTATTTTCAAGGAGCCATTGAATATTCGCCGCAAGACCAAGTAGAGAAAGACGCTCAGCAAGCAGCGCTAAGAGAGGTGTTACCCGATGATCGCCGTTTTGTGTATGAGATACGAAAAGCAATCGCGATTTTGGGCGATGAAGATAGCTTTACAGAGTTAAAGCGACAGTTTGGTGGCGCGATTATTACTGGCTTTATGCGTATTCATGGTAAACCAGTGGGGGTTTTAGCCAGTGACTGTAAGGTATTAGGGGGCGCGATAGACGTTGAAGCCGGTGAAAAAGCCTCAGAATTTATGCGCCTATGCAATGCGTTTTCAATCCCACTGATAAGCTTATGCGATACCCCTGGTTTTATGGTGGGTCCCCAGCATGAGCAACAAGGAGCAGTCAGACGCCTGTCGGCATTATTTACCTCTGGAGCCAAGCTAACGGTCCCTTTAATTGCTGTGGCAATCCGCAAATGTTACGGCCTCGGTGCACAGGCTTTGTTAGGGGGCAGCACGATGAAACCGGACTATATGTTGTCATGGCCAACCGGTGAGTTTGGCGGTATGGGATTAGAAGGAGCGGTTAAATTGGGATTTAGTAAAGAGCTTGCCGCCCAAGAGGATCCACATGCGCGTCAGCAGTTATTCGAAAAACTTGTTGCAACACAATACGCAAACGGTCAAGCCACAGAAGTGGCAAGTGTGCTTGAGATTGATGCCGTTATTGATCCTGAAAATACCCGTAAGGTGATTATACAAACGTTATTTTCATAA
- a CDS encoding cation:proton antiporter, whose amino-acid sequence MHGIFSNIVILMAVAVASVWLFKRINLPPILAYLYCGILAGPDLLALFEHPEDMQTFAELGVVFLLFSLGLEFSLPKMIAMRQMVFGVGLGQMLLTTVAFMGISMLLGVSLPSAIIVGSIVALSSTAIVIKQTNDMGILNTSRAQMAVSILLFQDLAVVPLLIVVPLLAIGGGESLSVAISLSIVKGIVVVFILMSVGKWILPRVFTEVAQTRTDELFVLTTILVALMAAGLTYSFGLSMALGAFLAGMMLGESQYKYQLEADIRPFRDILMGLFFITIGMRLNLTDLLAQWHWALLGLGAMLLIKVLIIRLTGGLFGVPKEDAWAAGFKLCQMGEFSFVIAALAVDHNILSTQVGSLILSIGILSMAMTPWLVTRSSDFAKRIVNAPTPALEASETLASQHEQMHDHVIIMGFGRVGQSVSRLLKSEAIPYLVIDADPVRVHESQSAGQPVYFGDVRQKDILRAVGIERAKLVLITFDEHNKAMAVIQLISSLYPDLPIVVRTRKDYRMSELYSAGASQVVPEILEGSLMLVSQVLHLSGIPMSRILKRVRKERKGHYGNMHGFFPGETTELSYEKQDKLEFMHAVVIANNAFAVGKSLTELNITRSGVKVKGLRRDNIELENPPSDTILNIGDVLVISGKPRRVERAERFLLEGD is encoded by the coding sequence ATGCATGGGATTTTTTCAAATATAGTGATATTAATGGCCGTCGCCGTGGCAAGTGTGTGGTTGTTTAAGCGCATAAACTTGCCGCCTATTTTGGCCTACTTGTATTGCGGTATTCTTGCCGGTCCCGATTTACTTGCGTTATTTGAACACCCAGAAGATATGCAAACTTTCGCTGAGCTCGGGGTGGTTTTTCTTCTATTTTCTCTGGGGCTAGAGTTTTCTTTGCCTAAGATGATTGCTATGCGCCAAATGGTATTTGGCGTGGGCTTAGGTCAAATGCTACTCACAACAGTTGCATTTATGGGGATTAGCATGTTGCTTGGTGTTAGCCTGCCATCCGCAATTATTGTGGGTAGTATCGTGGCGCTTTCCTCTACCGCTATTGTCATCAAACAAACCAATGATATGGGTATTTTAAATACGTCTCGTGCGCAAATGGCGGTAAGTATTCTGCTTTTTCAAGATTTAGCCGTTGTCCCCTTATTAATTGTCGTGCCGCTTCTAGCCATTGGGGGTGGTGAAAGTCTCAGTGTGGCCATTTCCTTATCCATTGTTAAAGGGATTGTAGTGGTATTTATTCTGATGTCTGTCGGTAAATGGATACTGCCCAGGGTATTTACCGAAGTCGCCCAAACCCGCACAGATGAGCTGTTTGTATTAACCACTATTTTGGTCGCGTTGATGGCTGCTGGGCTGACATATTCGTTCGGTTTATCCATGGCGCTAGGGGCATTTTTAGCCGGTATGATGCTTGGTGAGAGTCAATATAAATATCAGTTAGAAGCGGATATTCGGCCGTTTCGAGATATTTTGATGGGGCTGTTTTTTATAACCATAGGTATGCGGCTGAATCTCACTGATTTATTAGCACAGTGGCACTGGGCATTGTTAGGCTTAGGTGCAATGTTGCTGATTAAAGTGCTCATCATTCGTTTAACAGGCGGCTTGTTCGGAGTGCCGAAAGAGGACGCATGGGCAGCAGGTTTTAAGTTATGCCAAATGGGTGAGTTTAGTTTTGTGATCGCCGCTCTGGCAGTGGATCACAACATTTTGTCTACGCAGGTTGGCTCACTTATTCTCAGTATCGGTATTTTGAGTATGGCCATGACGCCTTGGTTAGTGACCCGAAGCTCTGATTTTGCTAAGCGAATTGTCAATGCGCCAACCCCGGCGTTGGAGGCCAGTGAAACCCTTGCCAGTCAACACGAACAGATGCACGACCATGTGATCATTATGGGCTTTGGTCGGGTAGGTCAGTCTGTTAGCCGGTTACTGAAAAGTGAGGCGATCCCCTATCTAGTGATTGACGCCGATCCAGTGCGGGTACACGAAAGTCAAAGTGCTGGTCAACCGGTTTACTTTGGTGATGTTCGTCAGAAAGATATCCTTAGAGCGGTGGGGATAGAAAGAGCGAAACTCGTGCTCATTACTTTTGACGAACACAATAAAGCGATGGCCGTTATTCAGCTTATCTCAAGTTTGTATCCAGATTTACCTATCGTTGTTCGCACTCGTAAAGACTATCGCATGAGCGAACTTTACAGTGCAGGCGCCAGTCAGGTGGTACCTGAAATTCTAGAGGGGAGCTTGATGTTAGTGTCTCAGGTGTTGCACTTGTCAGGTATTCCTATGTCACGCATTTTGAAACGGGTGCGTAAAGAGCGCAAAGGGCACTATGGCAACATGCATGGCTTCTTTCCTGGCGAAACCACGGAATTAAGCTATGAGAAACAAGACAAATTGGAGTTTATGCATGCTGTGGTGATTGCAAACAATGCGTTTGCGGTAGGTAAGTCTTTAACAGAACTGAATATTACCCGTTCAGGAGTCAAGGTAAAGGGGCTGCGCAGGGACAATATTGAATTAGAAAACCCACCATCAGACACAATACTAAATATCGGTGATGTACTGGTGATCAGTGGAAAACCTAGACGTGTTGAGAGAGCGGAGCGGTTTTTACTGGAAGGCGATTAA
- a CDS encoding GGDEF domain-containing protein, giving the protein MEQLNQLYEQHVGENVFNPGHYAPVLNQHELSAFFQKWLTTIDLTVLSELFFQQLQNTLPLCGLKIQCNHNDIHYGEIAKSRHHKHLAVRQDEKQIAMIHYAFSRTLAMREWQIVQQLHMLFKNPLKNGLEYERIKLAATRDNLTSLRNRSSFNDTMHRLFSHAKRQPSQFALLVIDLNKFKQVNDQYGHSHGDKILITCADTISTCLRDTDYAFRYGGDEFCCLLTDTCIDSCEQIVQRIQQAFKQNHFLAQHDIGCSIGSAIYHQEDTEHSLFMRADAAMYRNKK; this is encoded by the coding sequence GTGGAGCAACTTAATCAGCTTTATGAACAACACGTGGGCGAAAATGTATTTAATCCAGGACACTACGCCCCGGTTTTAAATCAACATGAACTCAGTGCTTTCTTTCAAAAATGGTTAACCACGATTGACCTGACCGTACTTAGCGAGCTATTTTTTCAGCAACTTCAAAATACGTTACCCCTGTGTGGCTTAAAAATCCAGTGTAATCACAACGACATTCACTATGGAGAGATAGCAAAGAGTCGACATCATAAACACTTAGCTGTGCGTCAAGATGAAAAGCAAATTGCGATGATTCACTACGCATTTTCTCGAACGTTGGCCATGCGTGAATGGCAAATTGTCCAGCAATTGCACATGTTATTTAAAAACCCGTTAAAAAACGGTTTAGAATATGAGCGCATAAAACTTGCGGCGACCAGAGATAACTTAACATCACTGAGAAACCGCAGCAGTTTTAATGACACCATGCATCGCTTATTTAGCCATGCAAAACGCCAACCCAGCCAATTTGCCCTTTTGGTTATCGACCTTAATAAATTTAAACAAGTGAACGATCAATACGGCCATTCACATGGTGATAAAATACTTATCACCTGCGCCGACACGATTTCAACCTGTTTGCGTGACACTGATTATGCTTTTCGCTATGGCGGAGACGAATTCTGTTGCCTGCTCACCGACACCTGCATTGATTCATGTGAACAAATAGTTCAGCGAATTCAACAGGCGTTCAAGCAAAATCACTTTCTCGCCCAGCATGATATTGGCTGCAGTATTGGCAGTGCTATCTATCATCAGGAAGACACAGAACACAGCTTATTTATGCGCGCAGATGCTGCCATGTATCGCAATAAAAAGTAA
- a CDS encoding response regulator: MIKIPAQAPISELHVLVIDGQSLVQDTIKSAFLEVGIENVRCAQNAFYAIRLCEHIRFDMILVAFDVRSDKDGFSLLEEMRFKGFIAKTTSVIFLSADTSPELVNCVIELQPDDFWVKPLDKYRVAQRINHILKIKSQLYRLNYCFDNQEYPSAIYLAQRQLEDESLAQYRPQINRLIGRCLVNLQEYADAEAFYRSLLKECDYGWVAVGLLRSLLQQGKKMEAQALADDLLERDDTRFATYDTLTEYYINQEDYEKGYELIKEASKLAPRNIQRHRKAWDLARLNHDPMGQYLATQNMAKYAKNSIHDSPELVLNVIRAGIDLASTVSNSQAKNLLAETERKLLKVQQDFAHINDFKNQLIVIQARLLSLKDKKKQAEELMQLQAQVNSWHSVEDNLDKVKAFHEIGQREQSLAILERMKEQINGNEFTNQVMAEYLEQEQFERSEIHHNPKELAEMASVHYKNKRFSPAYKLLTQALQLSPKNTNIGLSLLKVLARLAQDDGLNEEQESGLKHCKTLLKTANLSTQQKIKQAQYIDSIKQHQATRH; this comes from the coding sequence GTGATTAAGATACCAGCTCAGGCGCCCATCAGTGAGCTACATGTGCTAGTTATTGATGGCCAATCTTTAGTGCAAGACACCATTAAGTCAGCCTTTCTTGAAGTAGGTATCGAAAACGTGCGTTGTGCGCAAAATGCGTTTTACGCTATTCGCCTGTGTGAGCACATCCGTTTTGACATGATCTTAGTGGCGTTTGATGTTCGCAGTGACAAAGATGGTTTTAGCCTACTTGAAGAAATGCGTTTCAAAGGGTTTATTGCAAAAACCACCAGCGTCATTTTTCTCAGCGCTGATACGAGTCCTGAATTGGTGAATTGTGTCATTGAGCTTCAGCCCGACGATTTCTGGGTTAAGCCGTTGGACAAATATCGCGTCGCTCAGCGCATTAATCATATTTTAAAGATTAAAAGTCAATTGTATCGTTTGAACTACTGCTTCGATAATCAAGAATACCCAAGCGCTATTTACCTAGCACAACGTCAACTTGAAGATGAGTCACTTGCCCAATATCGACCGCAAATTAACCGTTTGATCGGTCGCTGTTTAGTTAACTTGCAAGAATATGCTGACGCAGAAGCGTTTTACCGCTCATTGCTCAAAGAATGTGACTACGGTTGGGTGGCAGTAGGGTTACTCAGAAGCTTATTACAGCAAGGTAAGAAAATGGAAGCACAAGCGCTTGCAGATGATTTATTAGAACGTGACGATACCCGCTTTGCCACATACGATACCCTCACAGAATACTACATTAACCAAGAAGACTATGAGAAAGGGTATGAGCTTATCAAAGAAGCCAGCAAGCTAGCCCCGCGAAACATTCAGCGACACCGAAAAGCATGGGATCTTGCCCGCCTAAACCACGATCCTATGGGGCAATATCTGGCCACTCAAAATATGGCCAAATATGCTAAAAACTCAATTCATGATAGTCCTGAGCTTGTTCTTAATGTGATACGTGCTGGCATAGATTTAGCCAGCACAGTTTCAAACTCACAAGCGAAGAACTTGCTAGCAGAGACCGAGCGTAAACTGCTCAAGGTCCAGCAAGACTTTGCTCATATCAATGACTTTAAAAATCAATTAATTGTTATCCAAGCGCGGCTATTAAGCTTAAAAGATAAAAAGAAGCAAGCGGAAGAACTGATGCAACTTCAAGCTCAGGTCAACAGCTGGCACTCAGTTGAAGACAACTTGGATAAGGTCAAAGCTTTTCATGAAATTGGTCAGCGGGAGCAATCGTTAGCGATTCTTGAGCGTATGAAAGAACAAATCAATGGCAATGAGTTTACAAACCAAGTCATGGCTGAATATTTAGAGCAAGAACAATTTGAACGTTCAGAGATTCACCACAATCCCAAGGAATTGGCCGAAATGGCCTCAGTACACTACAAAAACAAGCGCTTTTCCCCAGCCTATAAGCTACTTACTCAAGCGCTACAGTTATCCCCAAAAAACACCAATATTGGCCTAAGCTTGCTAAAAGTACTGGCTCGCTTAGCACAGGATGATGGCTTAAACGAAGAGCAGGAAAGTGGCTTAAAGCATTGCAAAACCCTATTAAAAACGGCCAACTTAAGTACACAGCAAAAAATTAAGCAAGCGCAATATATTGATTCAATAAAGCAACATCAGGCAACGCGTCATTAA
- a CDS encoding LysR family transcriptional regulator, which produces MTIISQTASLEMLLAVVDNGGFSAAAKQLDTQVARVSRAIAKLEQDLDCTLLNRTTRRVELTQEGLLFINDVRASLQQLNYAESRLRELKQTPTGTLRVDAASPFMLHQLTPLIAGFLEAYPLIELELISNESIIDLIEKRTDVAIRIGQLEDSNLHARLLGSSQLHLVASPAYLQRLSPPISLETLAECSIIGFAHSANLNNWPLKYTLPKPLKPNILGSSGETIRQLCIQGNGVALLSDFMIAKDVREGRLVKVLQGSVISPHPREQINAVYYKNTSLSSRISAFLDYIQDKLTL; this is translated from the coding sequence ATGACGATAATTTCTCAAACTGCGTCCTTGGAAATGCTGTTAGCGGTCGTCGATAATGGAGGATTTAGCGCAGCGGCCAAACAACTCGACACTCAAGTTGCTCGCGTGTCGCGCGCTATTGCAAAGTTAGAGCAAGATCTTGATTGCACCTTATTAAATCGCACCACAAGGCGCGTGGAGCTCACCCAAGAAGGGCTTCTTTTTATCAACGATGTACGTGCCAGTCTACAACAGCTCAACTACGCAGAATCTAGGTTACGTGAACTCAAACAAACGCCCACAGGCACGTTAAGGGTCGATGCAGCCTCTCCTTTCATGCTCCACCAATTAACCCCATTGATAGCAGGTTTTCTAGAAGCTTATCCCCTGATCGAACTGGAGTTAATTTCCAATGAAAGCATCATTGATTTAATTGAGAAACGTACTGATGTCGCTATTCGCATAGGCCAACTGGAAGACTCGAACTTACACGCTAGGCTATTAGGAAGCAGTCAGTTGCATTTAGTCGCCAGCCCAGCATACTTGCAGAGGTTATCCCCCCCGATTAGCTTAGAAACACTCGCGGAATGCAGCATTATCGGCTTTGCCCATTCAGCTAATCTGAACAACTGGCCATTGAAATACACTTTACCCAAACCACTCAAACCCAACATTTTAGGTAGCAGTGGTGAAACTATTCGTCAACTGTGCATACAAGGTAACGGCGTTGCGTTGTTGTCCGATTTTATGATCGCAAAGGACGTACGTGAAGGGAGACTGGTTAAAGTACTCCAAGGAAGTGTGATTAGCCCACACCCAAGAGAGCAAATAAACGCCGTATATTATAAAAACACCTCGTTATCTTCTCGTATCAGCGCATTTTTGGATTATATACAAGACAAACTCACCCTCTAA
- a CDS encoding lipase family protein, protein MKKLKRYQYERYAVLCKLAYPKTFDHVDLGFSVHGHVAIRNRQGHVLARILWQEKKKEVIVVFRGSQVLSDWLTNLCCIPKRKRFGNTVYYIHFGYDRLLNQKVAGAEPEDEALSIYQQIEKVLAPLIARGKRISLTGHSSGGAMAILTADWLERRFDTPVRRVVTFGQPSTGFRSFYKHYTLHRRTYRICCDLDIITFLPPLPGIFKHVGRNLWLHNERIYENIRPSVRLYKTLTSWLISPISYHYMHKYIRNKDFFDKH, encoded by the coding sequence TTGAAAAAACTCAAACGCTACCAATATGAACGCTATGCAGTGTTATGCAAATTAGCCTATCCAAAAACCTTTGATCATGTAGACCTCGGGTTCTCAGTGCACGGGCACGTGGCAATCAGAAATCGCCAAGGTCATGTTTTAGCGCGTATATTATGGCAAGAAAAAAAGAAAGAGGTGATAGTCGTATTTCGCGGCTCTCAAGTATTGAGTGACTGGTTAACTAACTTGTGTTGTATTCCTAAGCGTAAGCGTTTCGGAAATACCGTGTATTACATTCACTTTGGTTACGACAGGTTGCTTAATCAAAAGGTTGCGGGGGCAGAGCCTGAAGATGAAGCGCTGAGTATCTATCAGCAGATTGAAAAAGTGTTAGCCCCTTTGATAGCGAGAGGAAAGCGAATTAGTTTGACAGGCCACTCATCTGGCGGTGCTATGGCTATTTTGACCGCTGATTGGTTAGAAAGACGGTTTGATACCCCAGTGCGCAGGGTAGTGACCTTTGGTCAGCCATCCACAGGATTTAGGAGCTTTTACAAACACTACACGCTACACCGACGCACTTATCGTATCTGCTGCGATTTAGACATTATTACCTTTTTACCCCCTTTGCCGGGTATATTCAAACATGTGGGGCGTAATCTTTGGCTGCATAATGAACGAATTTACGAAAATATACGGCCATCTGTGCGTTTATACAAAACGCTCACTAGCTGGCTTATTTCACCTATTTCATATCACTATATGCACAAATATATACGCAATAAAGACTTTTTCGATAAGCACTAG